GAGAAATGGGGAAACTGTGGTAGAGGTTTGGATTTGAAAAAGCAATGGTGGGATTTGCAGCATTAATCATGTATTTAATGGAACAGGTGCCTTAAACAAAGGTGTTAAATTTACTCAAAGCAACTGTTATAAAGTTTAATTTGTATTTAGAAGGGAACTGCAAAAACAAATCCACTGATCTCACACCATTAACTCTCAAAGCATTTACTGTCTACAACCTGTAATGATTTAATGATAAATGGAGGAATGAACCATCTTGTATTGTTGCCTAACATTGAGGGCAGGTCATCCGATAAGCTAAGAACTTTATTCTTGTCTTCATATAAAACATTAGATGTTAAAATGTATTGTACTGTCAGTGGCACACCACAAATATTGCATTGCATTCCAATGGGCCTCTCACTGGTCGAAGTAACTATGTTTCAAAGTGCCACATCCGATATGGAGACAACTGAGCACTACCTGATCCCTTCCAAGGCTGGGAGACAGTGCACCATGATTGGAGTGACAACCATTACAGATTTTGGGTTTTCAACGGGGGATTCAAAAGATCTCCTTCGAAATGTTAAAAATGCTCAAAGTTCCTGAAAATCACTTGTCTATGACTTTACGTGCCAAAAAACATgtcatacaaggtgacaattattgaactatgtggaaAAAAAGGAACATAAATTAGTTCAGCAtgcacacacattattcaacatgtaaacatcactacagatatttggatttaggtggcgacatgttcgatatgcctgctatcaCTGGCGATAATGTGATGCAAACAaacagcaaaattctgcatgacctgctgaagtctCGGAaaatcaatgctgtcgatgacctactgaatagctgttttctgctcagcaatgattttgaggttattgctgtacactttgtctttactatagccccacaaaaaggagtcacatgtgttcagatatgGAAAATatagtggccaatcgaggcccatgcgagTGGCCTCTcagtaccacagagccagaatgcggtctccaaagtgctcttccaggacatcaaacactctcctgctacgATGGGATCAAGCTCCGTCTTGcaggaaccacatcttgttgaaatcagggtcactttggacaatggggatgaaataatcttttaaaaccttcatgtactgttcagtagtcaccttgccatcaaggaatatcatacCGATTATTCCATAactagacattgcacaccacagagtcacctgttgagggtgaagagacttcttgatcgtgaAATGTGGATTCTTAGTCCTCCAAATGTGCCaactttgcttattgatgaacctgtccaaatgaaagtgagcttcatcgctaaacaaaaccatacaattcccatcatgccccggggccaactgtgcagtttgaaagccctgacacaaaccgttcagaagttatgatgattttatttaagtaagttcaataactgtcaccctgtatgtggGACAAATAAAGAACAGCTGAGGAGAGGTGTAAGGGACACAGTCACACACTTGTCTGAAAGAGTGtagcaaatcagctgtcaccaagcATGCCAAGGGTATGGTCACGAAATGAGATATAACAAGTGTTGGTGGCTTCAGTTTACTGGGAAAACAAATTCAAGGATCCTGTCAGCTTAAATTTGGAAGGATGGTGATTTAAACCCATATCCTACcacgatttagattttctgtgattctgctaaatcactccaggcaaatgccaggatggttcatttgcaaaggcatggctgatttcctttcctgtcATTGAAATAATCTAAACTTATGCTCCACCTCAAATGACCTtgttgttgatgggacattaaactctaatctttcttcaaTCCCTGCTTGATTCTGTCAGCATAAGGGTGTCAGACAACCTAAACAACTAGAACGGACATTTCAACGTACTGGAGCCAAACTAAACTACAAGAAAGGCATGACACTAACAACACATCTAAGTCTGATTTGGGTCCATGCAATGAGCAAAGATAATACCGTTGTTTGCTGCAGTTGAAGGAGATAACAGAAACACCACTCAAGAATTAGGCCCTATGCTTGTTGTCACTGGCTGgttgctgcctacaaggcagtatgAGGAGCTGTCTATGATCATGGGACATGTGATCACCATGTTGCCAATTCCTCCAGCTGTTATTGCCAGTGGATGAATCTTGATGATactgctgcttctttattcaaacaGCTCTTCATTTGGCCTTATGAGGCTGGTAGGACCTCCCTACATCAGAAACAAATCTGAGGAGGTACCAGGAATAAAAACCATGAACTTCCACACTGGAAGCAGCAATGCTAAGCATTTGACTACCAAGATAGTCAGGTAGCTTGGTAAGTTGTTGGAATATTTTCTGCAAAAACTGAACTGTTAACTTCATACCATAAATTTCTTGAGTAGCTTGTGCTTGAAATGTGGATGAGCCTTGACTGGCCGATTCTAGAGGTACTTGCTATGTCTCTGGAGCTAACACATGGGTTGTGAGTAACGACTgccaaaacatgtattttttttcattGCACTTGTTGCATGTCTGCCGCTTACACTCTGTGTAGTAGCATTCCAGTGTCACTTCaatatcaatattttacacagttgcTGAGTTGAAATTCTTGGTGGACACTGTCTGTTGAGGCATCTTTGCACATATGACTAAACTGATCTCTGTTATCAAGTATCTAAAAGATCAGGACCTGATAAATGTGAATTACACAAAAATAGAATAGAAAACTACATTCTCTCTGTGACCCTTTCATACCAGCATTGTGACAGTGCAACAATTTCCCCATTAACTAAAATGACATATTTCCTTATCTGGCTGGATGGTCTCTCTGGGCTCTGCAATGCTGATAGCAGAGACCACTGTGATTTCATTTAAGGAGCAATATTGAtactagtatgaaacttcctggcagattaaaactgtgtgccggaccaagactcaaacttctAACCTTGTGAGcatgtgctctactgactgagctaccgaagcacatccttacttctgccagaacctcatctcctgccttccagacttcacagaagttctcctgtaaaTCTTttggaactagcattcctgaaagaaagctgTACCAGTAGATAGTGCATTATTTGGTTGTGACTTTCTTGCTGTTCATCTGTGATATCTTGAACAGTTGTGGCGTGTGAGACGTGGCAGCTGAGCATAATCACCATAAATGTAATAAAGTAATCTAAAAGTAATTATCATAGTTATCATTGTGAGTAGATTATCACTTGTAGCTGGTGTTTAACTTTTTTCATTATGGAAGTAGCATGTAGTGGCAGCACCTACCACAGTTTATGCATAATTTGACTTATATCACTGAAGCATCTTCTTCCAGGCAGAATTTATGGAACATGGTGTGAGAATGAATTAACACATATGAGGCAAAATACTTGTACatgcattttaaaaaaattctcagaCTTTAATTTCTCTATTTTATATACACTTTACGAGAatttaatatacatatattttacatTTATGACACAGGCACCTTATCCTTTAAGGAATTCGGTACCAGTAACATCTCAAACTGTGTATAACTCTTTGTATTTAATATAATGATACAAATGTTAATTAGGAACTAACATGATCATCGCTATCTGAGCTTGTAGAGCCATGATATCCACTATCTACTAAGCAAACTGTCTGCCTTTTCTTATTGATGAAAGACTGTTCAGTCACTGGATTACATGAAGAGCTTCTATTCACAGGCACTGGAGCCATTTCCTTGACAGACCCCGCAGTTCCTTTCAAATGACATGATGTGGATTTGTTGTCATGTGATGTGGATATACTTGTCTCAATATTAGAGCTACAAATGGGGGAAGTGAAAGTCTTAACCCAGGTTTttcctgaagaagcgaaatttaaaACAAGAGATTTACTACAGCTGCTACTCAGAACTTCTTGCTTTGTAGAAGAAGCCTCTGTGACTGCCTGCATTTCCTTATCAGCAGACAAACTAGCATTACTACAGCTAATATGAGTAACTGGAGAAGGCACATTTGAGATTAAGTTTTGTTTGACATTCATAATATTTTCTTGTGGACAGGATGCCACTACTTTTGTATTCATGCATGAATCaaattgctgaacactgtctgcaGGTAATACAGATGGACAGTCATTTTCATCCATAAGCTCTAAAGTTTCCTTCTGTCCCTGTATATCTACTTCACTTGTGGTTTTACCAGTTTCAGAAACACTGCATGTTTCAGCAGTGTGATTATATTCAGTTTCACCTTCTCTGGTTAGGTGCCTATCTGTCAATACAGTTGCTTCAGGCAATGTCACAGTCTGCGGGATGGTTCCCTTCTCTCGCTTCTTTACTAATATCTGTGAAGTGTGTTTTTTAGTATCACAACTGCCATGTGTTCTCTTCAGTGGCTTAATCAAGCCACGCATATCATTAGTCTTGCTGCTGGGGAGAACAGGACGTTCTATGATGGCTTGTCGAGACTGCGACTGACGTTCTAGAATACCTAAaatttggaaataatgaaaatattttaaaacaattacatACCTATATAAAATTCTGTAAGAGTAACTTCAGATAAAAGATATATTCCTTGGCAAGTGTGCGTGTAAATGCATCATACTGCAATGTACACATTTCCTAAAGGAACATTATGTCAATAAAATTGTCATGAGCTGTAACTACAAACTGCATTATAAACCAGTTTGTGTGCGGCTAATTCTGAGTGTGGGAACAAACAATGGAAGAGACAAGCACATTATTATGAAACACAAATCACCAGGAAACTACAGAACAAAATTCTAAATGCATgcaaaattgaaataaatgaacacTTTTTTCACGTACAGACTTTTTGAAAATATGAGGCAAAAGGCATCATTCATCCAGacacatgcacaaacacacacatgcataaACACAcgcatgcacaaacacacacacacacacaaaattaaaataacatcCACAGAGGTGATTAAAACTGAATGATGCACCAGTTTTTGACTATTTCTGCATGGCACTGACCAAGAAGCTGAGTATcttactgaatttaaaaaattttcgtaacggTTTTGAAAAatgttatacggggtgttcaaaacgtctctccacagtgccatatgattgttagccgtgcgtgccgtatgattgttcgcctgcctgggttacttcccttcaagtggactctctcaACAttacactgtttcgtttatctcagccagggTCAGTAGTATTGTTGGTGTGTGTCATTACGTGTTGACATGAacatttaagtttagttcctttgttttgttcgtgtcactgttaaaatgctaaccactgaagagcatgtgtttttagtcgaacaagtgttcaaagctggcagtaaatacacagtttcagttcgtcaaacatttaattcagttttctcggtgacaacactcccacatcgcgatactgcgtgagatttgattaacaaatttcaaagtacaggttcagtgacagatggaccgagaagtggtcgtcctagtgttttgtctgaggataaactactcaatatttccgataaaatgtgcATGAGTccaaacaagtcagtaagaaaactcgctcaagaaatcgatgttaaTGTCGGAATGGCCCACACAGCTgttaggaaaaaattagaacttttcccatacaaagagacagtcgtgcaagaactgaaaaatactgatcttggcaagagactgcattgtattcaacaacaggggggacactttcaacatttaatgtgaaaaactgtaagtaaaaatgaatattcaataaattaataacttttatttcactgagtttcatttcagtatattcaaTGTGGCATATGGcacgtgcggctaacaatcatatggcactgtggagagactttttgaacaccccatattataatcaaaaacaaaaaattctgtTGAGTGAGTTAGGACATCCATTAAGTACAAAGGAGTGTACGACATAGTAATATATCAATGAACTCAAataatcaaccaatcttttgaaCAGGTATGGTTTCCCGATATTTTGAAATATGAAGACATTAAAAACTCAAGAAATGTTCAAAGGAAGACGTGTGAAACAACTGAAGGGACACAAAGAGTGCAATAATGTTAAGTGTTGGAGAAAGTAGCAGCAATCCACTATTCACtattttattgtaaaatatattATTCTCAGCAACAAGGAAAATGGACTGGGAATGCAATAAAGAATTTTGTCGAAAAATGATATGAATAATGTTGCAGGTATCTTCTGCGATCTTGCAAAGGCCTTCGAATCGGTTACCCATAAGCCCTGTCTTGCTTATCTACAAATCAGATAAATATGCAATTTGAGGCATTGGTCTACAACGGCTTAATCATACTTGTAGAACAGAAGACAATGGGTAATTACCACTTGAAATCAATTGTCATTTTAAATGGAGTACAGGATTACAAGTTCTGTCTCAATACTCCGTTCTAGGGCCAAACCTGTTTTTATTCTACATAAGTGATCTATTGATAAATACGAAGTCAGTTCTGTTTGAAAATTGTACTTCTGTATCAAtcaaaagtaacaatgcagacagaaTTTTGAGCTCTGTTGTGAACACTCTCAATATGTTAGAAAAGTAGTTCCAGTTAAATAGGTTGAAACTGAACACTGttcaaaatcaaaaatttaaaatgccacAACATTAATACAGATCACAACAATCAGCTTTTCAATAAATTGATGCAACAGAATTACCTGGATACAATTTGGACAAGAATTTAAGCTGAAAAATACATGTTGAATTCCTAGCAATTAGATTaagcagttttaaattttctgtgtaAATAGTACTGACACAAATACATGAAAAATAGCATATCATACTTATTTTGAATATATCATTAGGTATGACATAGTTTACTGATGTATTTCAGGTACTGAAGCTTCAGAAGAAAATTGTCAGATAAATATGTGGTGAACAACAGAAGAATCTTCCCTGATCATCTCCAtcctatacatttatgaaattatattaTTTTCACACAACAGACTAAAATTATTTGAATAAACTCATTTTGGCCAAACTTACTACACATGAAACAAAGATAATTTCATGCTTCTCACACACTGATTGAAAGTATATGCCCAAACTACACAGTATATAGAGATGAAAATATATTATAAATTATTAAGGTGTGTTGATATCAAAATACACGTCATTGTGGTAAGTATGCAAAACCATCGCAAAAGCATCTCTGCCACTGTCGGCATAGTTACTGTCATTATTTGCAGTTGTTGATCTCCTGTTTGTTGTTGCATCATATGCTTGCATAAAAAGTTACTATGGAATACTGAGCAATACTTATTGTGAACATGAGAATAAATTCGAGTTCCTGTAGTGGTGACCCTGAAAAGGAAAGCAAAGtttaaacactgaaacatgtagtcAGAAAAAATGGATCCATTGATGCAAGCACCCAAAACTGGAATCAGAACGGAAGAACGCTTACTGTGTGACTTAGGATCACCATCCGTGACTTTTATTTCACCAAAAAATGGCATGATAAGGTGTAAATATACAAGATGGGAGTATGTGCAAAGGAATTGAAATGTTAAGCTTCCCATATTCTGGTTGAGACGACCTCAGATTTGGTTCACGCAAATCGAATGCACCTTTCAATGTGTCGGGTGTTCAATAACACTGATAGATTTAATATCATGGTCTCACATCTGGATTTAGAAGcacttacttactttactttaggCGATCAGGTCCAGACGACCTCAGATTTGGTTCACGCAAATCGAATGCATCTTTCAATGTGTCGGGTGTTCAATAACACTGATAGATTTAATATCATGGTCTCACATCTGGATTTAGAAGcacttacttactttactttaggTGATCAGGTCCAGAGGACCGCACACTACTACAAGGTTCCTCCTTCACTGGGTTTTGTTTTGTGCCTCCTGGTGCCCATCATTCTCTATTCCAATATGCAGCAAGTCCTCAAGGATTACATCCCTCAATCTCTTCTTTAGTCTTCCTGGTGGGCGTCTTCTACAGGGAGTATAATCCATGGCTTTAAAAGGCCATCGGCATTTATCCATCTGACTGACATGTCCTACCCATACAAGGTGCTTGGTTCTCATCAGTCCTAGAATGTTTGATCTATTGTACATTTCGTCTAGTTCACAATTATGTCTGATCCTCCATTCTCCAGTGATCTCATCCAGTACTGGACCAAAGATCTTCCTTAAAACTTTCCGCTCAAAAACAAGAAGATTGTTCAAGTTTTTTTTCCAGACACTCTaagtttcacaaccatacagtaTGACAGGTTGAAACATTGTTTTATACAGCTGGAGTTTGAAATTTCTCATGAGACCACACGATGCAAGACGTTGACTGAGACCAAAGTATGATCGATTGGCAGCTTGGATCCTCGCTTTGGCTTCTGCTTTACATGCTGCGTCTTCTGTAAAAATTAACCCCAGCATGGGTCCTGCTCATCACCAGACATTCCGTCTTTGATTAATTCACAAGGAGTCCAATTTTGCTTGCTTCCGCATCCACGCTTTCATTCATCTGCATTAGTTCCTCTTAGATCTGGACAACAGGGCCACATTATCAGCAAACGCGAGATGTGTGATTTTCTCACCCTCTACCTCTATACCCTTGGAGCTTTTACGAGAGGCTTCTCTCATTATCGTTTCAAGTGTCAGGTTGAACAATACCAGTGACACACCATCTCCTTGTCTCAACCGTGTGTTTATGTTAAAGCTCTCTGTGAGTTGGTTCCCAAGCTTCACTTTGCCTTTTAAATCAGTGAGACATATTCCAACTAGGCTGATGAGTTTCTTAGAGATTTAGAAGTAActaagaaaattgaagaaacgttGTCACAGCAAAGTTACACTACGCTAAAGCAAGCTTTCATATGGTGCTACACACAACCAGAACAGTGACTACAAAAGATATTCACGTATGAAAACATGGGCCTTAACACTCGGTCACAAGTGCTCAAAAATCTATGTATACTAGCAGGCCCTACCTGAATAATCTTTACGCTTGTTATAGCTTCATAAATTTCCAGCCACCATGTTCGCTGTCATTGCAACACAGACAGACTTGACATTGCAAGTGTTAGCAAAGAAGGCAGACAACATTGCAGGTTAAGTAAGGTTTCTGCTTGTGCAAATATCAGCAATAGTCAAGACAAGAAAATGGGAACAGGCAGAGAGGTGGAAGCTGGCACTACTAGTCCCGCAATGTGCACAAACACTTCTCACCAACTCCACACACTGAGTGAACCCATCTTGAAGCAACTAGCATCACAAGAGGGGAAAAATGCTGCACACCAACAGCAGCCATGAAGTTGTACTTTGAAAAATAGAAAACTGCCATGTATCATGACTCACTGGAATGGTGGTGCTGGTACCATACATCTTTTGGAAACTCAATGCACTCAACCCTGCAATTACCCAAATTTCAAAGCTGGGTGCTAACATCCATTGCAACAACAGAAGTGCCCAGACAACAGAGTGGAAAAAAGATGGGGAAACACCACATTAGCAGCAGTCAACCCGTCACACTGATTGTTTATACAGTACCAGTTACTGGACAAATTTCGAACTGATATGGGTTCGAAAATCAGCATCTGTCCAAGAGGTGCTGGTGACGCCAATGGCAACAATGCAATATATAATTATTGGGGCCAATGATTCCAGGATCACTACCTAAGGAGAAAATGTCGAATGCTACACTTGGGTTCAAACTTCCAACCGACATAGACTTTTATGATTGCAGATGTGCCTGATCACGTAATCAGAGTGGACTTTTTACATGGTTATCAACTTATGCCTGACTTGGTCAGCCACTGATTAGTACCAGTACCCACAGAATGGATAATGACTACTGTGTCTTCCGAGTTCTGTCAAACGCAGTGTGACGTGCCTGTGGCTTCACCTTCATTGACGTGTGATGTCTCTACCGTATCATCCATGCCAAAGAACACTGATTTGTTTCCGTGCCCACAATGAAGTATGCATCTTCAAAAAAGTAGAAAGCCGGGAGTCATAAAGATTCAAATGCTGTCAACAATATCTGAGGAGCCACTTTTTCATAATTTACTTCTAGATTTTCCGGCACTCACCAAACCCTTCTGTGCCACCAGGAAATGCTCACACAATACTCAGCATTCCACCCACAGTGTCTGCATCCACAGAAGCTACTCAGAGCATGAGCAGAGTGCAATCAACTGCTGGAAGCGGGTATTGTGCCCAGGTCGGATAGTCAGTGGGCCTCCCCAATCTACATGGTTTGTAAAAAAGAAAATTCCTGGAGGATATGTGGAGATTATAGAATGCTTCACAGATGCACAATCTGAAACTGCTACTCTGTAccacatgtaatggattatttacaGCACAATTAGTAGTGCAGAAATATTCAGTGCTACAGACTGCACCTAAGTGTATCACAAATTCTCATGGCGCCAGCTGACattaagaaaaacagcagtgatcaCACCATTCAGCTTATATGAGTTTCATGTCATTCGGCCTTAGGAATACCGCACAAACTTGGCAATGGTTCATGCTCAAAGTGCCTAGAGAATTAACATCGTGTTTTTTGCTACATGGACGGCATTATTGTATTATCTGCTAGAATACAAAAGCATGCAGCACACCACAGCAGCTTTTCAGCTGTTTAAAAGAATATGGTGTAATTATTAAAGTAGGAAAATGTGTTCTggaaaagcaaaagtttaaaatgatGGGATACTTGGTCTCCCCGGCAGGACTGTCAGCATTGTCATAGCAGGTTGAAGCAGTATAACAGATGCCTCTTCGCACAACTTACAAGAGACTTTGCAAATTCTTAGACATGCTGAACTATTATCGACATCACTTGCTTCACTTAGCTGCTGTCCAAGAGCTGCTCTCGACATTACTCGCCAGCAAGAATACTACAGGGAACTGTAAGGTACTGTAGGCTCTGGATACCAAGGCAGCTTTCCAAGACTTAAGGAAACATCTAGCACATACACTGCTGCTAGAACACACAAGACTGAACACACCCTCTTGTCACTTATGGTAGATGTGAGCCCAACAGTTGTGGGAGTGACTCTGCAACAGAAAGTCAAGGGCAACTGGCAGCTACTTGCCTTTTTCTCTAAGAACCTGACTCGAAAACACTCAACATGGAGTGCAACTGATTGTGAGTTGCTTCCTATTTACTTAGCAATTAAAGATTTCCACTCATTGGTCGAAGGGACATTTTGCAATTTTTACAAGCAGTTGGCAGCCATTTTTCAGTGTGACATTGATCTCAACTCACTGCACCACTGCAGGCAggtcgagtacattgcacagttctCAAGTCATGTCCTGCACATAGCAGGTAAACACAACCAGATTGCAGATTGCTCTCTCAGAATAGTGCCAGTTTAAAATCTATTTGTTGGACAGAAATAGTGTTAGAACAACACGATGatcttatgtatatagactgaagtggggagtgaaaatttgtaccaagttcgggaattgaacctggatctcatgctcactaggcaggtgcactagccactaagccaccttggcacagcagtttgcacaactgcacggattaccctggcatgcctccctccaATGTGGTGTAGTGGCTAGTGCACGTGGCTAGTGAGCATGAGATCCAGGTTCAATTCCCGAACTTGGTACAAATTTGCACttgctgcttcagtctatatacataaaatcgtatctgtatgagaccagtaaagtctctgagattgtgtcatttcatttgtataagtacctgaaCCTGGATTTTAGGGTGGATATGACCATCAAACTGTGTTGCAGCTCTGGTGTATGCCAGCCCAAAATGAGCCAGATGATTTTTGGTGTGAGGCTGCAAGAAGGAAGCAGTGGCCCTACATACCGAAACAATACTGTCGCGAAGTTTTTGTCATGCTGCATAACTTAGCACACCCAGGAGTCTGAACAACAGCCAAACTAGTCTCCGCTAAAGCTGTGTGGTCAGGGGTGCAGAAAGACTGTCGCACTTCGGCACACACGTCTCACATGCCAGTGTAATATCAGCAGGCATGTCTCCGCACCTGTTTCGCTTCCTGACATTGTCAACCATATTTTTGCACATACATTTGGGCAGTATAGGGCCACTACCATACTCTGACAGACAGTATTTGCTAATGATCATCGACTGTTTTATCAAGTGGCCACAGATTGTCATGGTACAAAATACATCCACTGAATTGGCTGCAAGAGTACTGTTGCTTGCTTGGCTCTCCAGGTTTAGCATTCTGTGAGACATAACTAAGGATCACAGGAAACAATCTGAAAGCCAACTATTCAATGAACATCTTCTATTGTGCGGCTGTGACCACCTCTGCATTAGCTATCATCCAGCGAGCAGTGGAATGGTAAAGTGATTCAGCCGCAGCCCTAATATGCAGTTCATAATCAGAAAAAATGCCACTGGTTCTACTCAGGTTGAGAATGGCAGTGAAGGAGGACATCAAGACATTTTGTCTCTTTGAGGCATACCTCACCTAATATTGGCTACTGAAATGCTTGTTGTTTCACAATGAAACAATTTATTTCACAATGTCGATTACAATATGGCCAATTAATACATTCCCAATATGAATATTTTAATTCTAGACACGGCAATTGTGAAAATGATAGAgtgccactcaccatacagtggagatgctcaatcactgataggcacaacaaaaagaccatcaAGCAGGTAAGCTTTCGGTCAAAAAGGCCTTCATCCGAATCAGGAAACACACAGGCGCAcgcacacacgcagacacacacacacacacacacacacacacacacacacacacacacaaaacatgacCACAGTCTCCAGTCTCTGGTTACTGAGGCCAAATATCAGAATCCCAACAATTACTAGCAAAAAGAAGTGCATTTCCTTACTTTTGTTTCTCCACAAAATATTCACAGCACCTTCCTTTGA
The nucleotide sequence above comes from Schistocerca piceifrons isolate TAMUIC-IGC-003096 chromosome 7, iqSchPice1.1, whole genome shotgun sequence. Encoded proteins:
- the LOC124805044 gene encoding probable splicing factor YJU2B, which codes for MGERKGTNLYYPPDYDPKKGGLNKFLGTHALRERARKLHMGILIIRFEMPYNIWCDGCNNHIGMGVRYNAEKKKVGMYYSTPVYQFRMKCHLCDNHFEIKTDPANFDYVIVSGARRQENRWDPTQNEQVVPEDKATSKRLFDDAMFKLEHGDKDQKGAKSIMPTLSRLAAMREDRWQDDYSANCALRQTFRAKKRAQKKTEARDRALTHKFGLDLPLLPELESDVHLAKLLALKPAQSILERQSQSRQAIIERPVLPSSKTNDMRGLIKPLKRTHGSCDTKKHTSQILVKKREKGTIPQTVTLPEATVLTDRHLTREGETEYNHTAETCSVSETGKTTSEVDIQGQKETLELMDENDCPSVLPADSVQQFDSCMNTKVVASCPQENIMNVKQNLISNVPSPVTHISCSNASLSADKEMQAVTEASSTKQEVLSSSCSKSLVLNFASSGKTWVKTFTSPICSSNIETSISTSHDNKSTSCHLKGTAGSVKEMAPVPVNRSSSCNPVTEQSFINKKRQTVCLVDSGYHGSTSSDSDDHVSS